A region from the Lolium perenne isolate Kyuss_39 chromosome 4, Kyuss_2.0, whole genome shotgun sequence genome encodes:
- the LOC127294337 gene encoding F-box/FBD/LRR-repeat protein At1g13570 yields MDTRAPPVPMEPAVAAMLRLQGHDPDAVAGLIADVLTHVHCALPDPPTSVDARLFALLPYDAVDRVSSLPDVLLGNIVSRLPIKDAARTAALSRRWTGVWRSAPLVLVDSHILPAGAAIGRADTRRVTSAVSCVLGAHPGPFRCVHLTSSYMEEFHGLLTRWLQTLAVKGIQELVLVNRPWPLDLVLPATFLSMTTLTRLYLGLWKFPGTAGVPRATCFPNLRELGFSTVIMESRDLDFMLDRSPVLETLCVGGNMFKLPLRLVSQSLRCIKITGCSFEEISVVDAPRLERLICSACLPGGAVCTRVKIGHAPKLDLLGYLDARRHVLEVGKTVIKAGVKASPSTMVSSVRILALEVCFGVRNDVKMILTVLRCFPNIETLHIMSGETDQPLGKLNLKLWNEFGPIECICSRIKLLGFHDFRGDRSELAFLKFFVGRALVLKEVMIVSSFTSKEDARSKVLPLLSMKWVSAGTKVFVHCSNRQSNIRSFKRASDFSLGDPFVEC; encoded by the exons atggacacCCGGGCGCCTCCCGTTCCCATGGAGCCCGCGGTGGCGGCCATGCTCCGGCTCCAAGGCCATGATCCGGACGCGGTAGCCGGCCTCATCGCCGACGTGCTCACCCACGTCCACTGCGCCCTCCCGGACCCGCCCACCTCCGTCGACGCTCGCCTTTTCGCCCTCCTCCCCTACGACGCCGTCGACCGCGTCAGCAGCCTCCCCGACGTGCTCCTTGGAAACATCGTCTCCCGCCTACCCATCAAGGACGCCGCGCGCACGGCCGCGCTCTCCCGCCGCTGGACCGGGGTGTGGCGCTCCGCCCCGCTCGTCCTCGTCGACTCCCACATCCTCCCTGCCGGCGCCGCGATCGGGCGCGCCGACACGCGGCGCGTCACCTCCGCCGTCTCCTGCGTCCTCGGCGCGCACCCGGGGCCGTTCCGCTGCGTCCACCTCACCAGCAGCTACATGGAGGAGTTCCATGGCCTGCTCACGCGCTGGCTCCAGACCCTCGCCGTCAAGGGCATCCAGGAACTGGTCCTCGTCAACCGCCCGTGGCCGCTCGACCTCGTCCTCCCGGCCACCTTCTTGAGCATGACCACCCTCACCCGCCTCTACCTCGGCCTCTGGAAGTTCCCCGGCACGGCCGGCGTCCCGCGCGCCACCTGTTTCCCCAACCTCCGTGAGCTCGGGTTCAGCACCGTCATCATGGAGAGCAGGGATTTGGACTTCATGCTCGACAGGAGCCCCGTGCTGGAGACGCTCTGTGTCGGAGGGAACATGTTCAAGCTTCCCCTCCGCCTTGTCAGCCAAAGCCTCCGGTGCATCAAGATCACCGGGTGCTCCTTtgaagaaatctctgtggtggacGCCCCACGCCTTGAGCGACTCATCTGTTCAGCATGTTTGCCCGGCGGCGCGGTCTGCACCAGGGTGAAGATCGGCCATGCCCCCAAGCTGGACTTGTTGGGATACTTGGATGCACGAAGACATGTCCTAGAGGTCGGCAAGACCGTCATCAAG GCTGGGGTAAAGGCAAGCCCAAGCACCATGGTGTCAAGTGTGAGGATCCTGGCTTTGGAGGTGTGTTTTGGTGTCCGGAATGATGTCAAGATGATCCTAACTGTCCTAAGATGCTTTCCCAACATTGAGACGCTCCACATCATG TCTGGAGAAACTGATCAGCCCTTGGGCAAGCTCAACCTCAAGTTGTGGAATGAGTTTGGTCCCATAGAATGCATCTGCTCACGCATCAAGCTGCTGGGTTTCCATGATTTCCGAGGGGATCGAAGTGAGCTTGCTTTCCTCAAGTTTTTCGTTGGGAGGGCTTTGGTGCTGAAGGAGGTGATGATAGTGTCAAGTTTCACTTCCAAGGAGGATGCGCGTTCCAAAGTGTTGCCTCTCTTGTCCATGAAATGGGTCAGTGCAGGCACCAAAGTCTTTGTCCACTGTTCTAATCGTCAAAGCAACATTCGGAGCTTCAAGAGAGCATCGGATTTTTCTCTTGGCGACCCTTTTGTGGAATGCTGA